The following is a genomic window from Bacteroidia bacterium.
CCCCATTCGCAAAAAGTTAGTGTTTAAATCAAAGAGTTGGTAAGGCGAATGGTCGGGCTATCCACTGCAAGTCCTCATGCCATTCAGCTAGCGCTTCATGTCATTCCGGGCTTTCCGTTTCTATCCCTGCCCGAAATACCGGGCAGTTTAGATTTTTACTAGTTGTTTGGATGGTTTCTTGGTTGTTTTTACGCAACCATGTTGGATTTTGCACCCCGGGCAACGATAGAGCCAGGTAGCCCACAGCACACCGACGGCGCTAGCCAAGGGGTGCGAGGACTACAGGCGATAGCGTGACCTTTTCGCCTTGCACTAAACTTGGAGTCCGAAAGATATTAGTTGGCGAAAAGGGGCCCGCATAATAAGAATAATGAACCTACTATTTTTCAATCAAAAAGGTCTTCCTGTATTATCCAATTTAACATAATATAAATTATAGGATAAAATAATCGCCCAATAACTAGGCAGCTTTTTATTGATTTTTACTCAAAAACTAAATATAGTCCATAACACACAATCACGATGGATAATGGTGTTGGTCCAAATAAAATGGGATAAAACAATTCGGGTATTGGGTTCCACAAGGATAGAACGCAACAGACAAAACCCAGGAAGGCTCCGCAAATCATCCAAATAAATCCATTTGTTTGACGAATCTCGATTCTTGCTTTATCGAATGCTTTGAGGTAATGCTGAATTATTTCAACTGTATGATTGTGCTGAAGCAATTCATCTTCAATTCGTTTAGCATCGTATTTATTCAAAATCCAGTGTTGGACTTTGGAATGATCGATAGAATTGGAGCTGTCCATTGGGCGGTAATTAATTAAGGTTGGCCGAAGCTATTTAGAAAAAACAAGTTTCCAATACCATAAAATCGGTAAAATAAAAAGGCCTGAAATTTAAAAAATCAGGCCTTGAAAAACGTAGCTAAGGGATTTACAGAATTTCTGATTTACACAGATCAAGCAAATGTTGTGCAGCTTGCGCTGTTGATGCTTCGGCATAAATTCGAAGTACCGGTTCTGTTCCGCTTGGACGAATCATTAACCATTCTGAATCACTAAAATAGAATTTCCATCCATCCATATCTTCCATCCGAATAGGTTTCTTGCCGCCGAACGATTCATACTTTCCAGCCTTGCAATTGGCAATTATTTCCTGTTTTTTGGATTCCAATAAACCTAAATCTTCTCTTCTAAAGGCAAATGATCCAACAATATCGTAAATTTCTTGAATTAATTCGGTCAGGCTTTTGCCCGTTTTCACCATCATTTCCCAGATTAACATTCCGTTCCAAATACCGTCTCTTTCCGGGATATGACCTTTTACGGCAATTCCTCCGGACTCCTCTCCTCCTACCAACACATCTTCTTTTAACATGATACCGCAAACATGCTTAAAACCAATGGGTACCACTTGAAAATCCAAGCCATAGTGTTTACAAAGCATTTCCAGCTTTACAGTAGTGGAAAATCCGGTCGCAACCTTACCTGTCCAACCCTTGTATTTGTAGAGATAATGCGTTAAAAGCAAGAGGATGTGGTGAGAATCTACAAATTCACCTTTACCGCTAAACAAACCAATTCGATCTGCATCTCCATCGGTCACCAATCCACAATCGATATCTTCCGCAACTTTAATTATATCTGAAAATTCCTGAAGATTTTTCATAATTGGTTCCGGGGCAATTCCATCAAATAAAGGGTTGTGGTCACAATGCACTAAAGTTATATCCGAAAACAATCTTCTCATTACATTTTGTCCGGCTCCATACATGGCATCATAAGCAAAGTTGAATTTAGAATTGCGAATGGCATCTAAATCAAACCCCTCCTCTACTCGCTTTACATAATCATTCTCTAAGGCCACATAAACCAACCTTCCTTCTTTTTCAGCTTTTTCCAAATCTTGCTCTTGGTATTGTGCAGGAGCCTCGGTAGGTATTAATTTTTCAACTGCTTTTACATCCTGTTCTAATAAAGGTCCGCCATGTCCAGATTTTAATTTAAAACCACTGTATTCCGGTGGATTATGACTAGCTGTAATAATAACTCCACCGGAAGCTGAATAGGATTTACAACCTAAGCTAACCATGGGAGTGCTTACAAATCCTTTTGATGCATAAACTTTAATATTGTTCAGTAACATCACCTGGATAACAGAATGCACAAATAATTCACCGGCAAATCGGCAATCATGTCCGACTACCATGGAAGGATTTTTGTAATTTTCTTTTAACCAGGTGGCATAACCTTGAGCAGCCCGGGCCACATTGTCGGCGGTAAATTCTTTGGCTATGATAGCCCTCCAACCGTCGGTTCCAAATTTTATAGTAGTCATTTTTTTAAGATTAAAACACCGCTAAATAAGGAAATCCAAGGCTACCCATTCATGAAAAGTTATCTACAATTGAAAGATGGTTCAATTTTCTTTCCCAAAAAAATACACCTTTGCTGTCTATGAAAAAACTTTTTCTACTGGATGCATTTGCCCTGATATATCGGGCCTATTTTGCATTTAGCAATAGTCCAAGAATTAATTCAAAAGGATTAAATACTTCAGCCATGTTTGGTTTTACCAATACTTTGCTGGATGTAATAAATAAAGAGAAACCAAGTCACCTGGCTGTTGTTTTTGACACATCTGAACCAACTGTGCGACATATAGAGTATGAGGCTTACAAAGCTCATCGGGAGGAGATGCCGGAAGATTTAGCCAAGAGTATTCCTTACATCATGCAAATTATTGAAGCGTTTAATATTCCCATCATTTTTTCGCATGGTTATGAGGCAGATGATGTTATAGGAACTCTGGCAGTAAAAGCTGAAGCCCAAGGGTATACAACCTATATGATGACTCCGGATAAGGATTATGGACAATTGGTAAGTGAGCATATAAAGGTTTACAAACCTGCCAGAATGGGAAATGGAGTGGAGATTCTAGGCCCCAAGGAAGTATGTGAAAAATATGGAATTCGGCACCCTAAAGAGTTAATTGATATTTTAGGTTTATGGGGTGATAAGGTGGACAATATTCCGGGAATTCCCGGCTTTGGAGAAAAAACGGCCATGGAATTAATTAAAGAATATGGTTCCATTGAAAATTTGATAACGCATGCAGACCAATTAAAAGGAAGTAAGCAAGAAAAGGTAAAAACGTATGCAGACCAGGCTTTACTTTCAAAAAAACTAGCAACAATTATTACAGATGTTCCTATTGAATTGGACGAAAAGTCCTTGGAAATGGAAGACCCTGATCCCGAAAAAATTAGGGCTGTTTTCGGAGAATTGGAGTTTAGAAATTTATTGAAAAAAGTATTGGGTGAAGAAACCGTCTCCTCCTCCCCTAGCCCGGCAATAAGTCCAAGTTCCGGACAAATGGATCTTTTTGGAGCAGTTGTTGAAAAAACAAGCTCCACAGCCATCAATAGCCCGGATTCGGCAGAGGAGAATCATCACAATTATAAAACCTTAGCCGATACCCCTCATACTTACAAAGTTGTTGAGTCTGAGTCGGACTGGCAGGAGTTTTTATCAGCTATTGATTCAGCAGATACCTTTTGCTTTGACAGCGAAACGACCAGTACCAATGAACTGGAGGCTGAATTAGTTGGTTTGGCATTTTCAATTAAAAAAGGGGAAGGTTTTTATATTCCATGTCCACCTGAAAGAAATTCCTGCCTGGAAATATTAGATCGGGTAAAACCCATCTTTAATTTGACTGAAAAAACCTTGGTTGGGCAGAATATTAAATATGATTTAATGGTTTTAGCAAACTATGGTATTGAATTGAAAAACAAGCTTTTTGATACTATGTTAGCTCATTATTTATTACAGCCCGATATGAGGCATGGGATGGATGTACTTGCCGAAACTTATTTAGGGTATAGTCCGATTTCCATTACCTCTTTAATTGGGAAAAAGGGAAAGGATCAGGGCAGCATGAGGGATGTAGAATTGAATGTTATAAAGGAATATGCTGTGGAGGATGCTGACATTACTTTGCAACTGAAGGATGTTTTTTTGCCACAAATGACAGAAAATTCTACCTGGAAATTATTTGAAGAAATTGAAATGCCTTTGGTTCCTGTTTTAGCAGCAATGGAGCGAGAAGGCATTAATTTAGATACGGATGCATTAAAGGATTTTTCAAAAGAGTTAGAAACCGAAATAACCAAAATAGAACAGGAAATTTACGATTTGGCCGGATTAAAATTCAACATAGCCTCTCCTGCTCAACTTGGTAGAATTCTGTTTGAACATCTCAAGATTGATGAAAAGGCAAAAAAGACGGCCACCAAGCAATATTCCACCGCCGAAGATGTATTGGCAAAACTGGCTCATAGGCACCCAATCGTTGATAAGGTATTAGAATTCAGAGGGTTGGTAAAATTAAAAAACACCTATGTGGATACTTTACCTACGTTGTTAAATTCAGAAACCAAACGGATACACACGTCTTACAATCAGGCCGTAGCAGCTACCGGCCGTTTAAGTTCTAATAATCCCAACTTACAGAATATTCCAATTCGGACTGAAAGAGGAAAGGAAGTTAGGAAAGCCTTTGTTCCAAGGAATTCAGATTATACCTTACTTAGTGCGGATTATTCTCAAATTGAACTTCGAATAATTGCTGCATTAGCCAAGGAAACGAGTATGATTGAGGATTTTAAAAATGGAGTAGATATTCATACTTCCACGGCGGCAAAGGTTTATGGATTAGCGTTGGATCAGGTTACCAAAGAGCAGCGTTCTCATGCAAAAATGGTCAACTTTGGAATAATATATGGTATTTCTGCTTTTGGTCTGGCAGAAAGGCTTAATATTTCCAGGAATGAAGCCAAGAACATTATAGATAATTACTTTCTAAAATATCCTGGAATTAAGCAATATATGGACGAAAGTATAGAAAAGGCAAGAGAAAAGGGGTATGTAGAAACCATATTAGGAAGAAGAAGGTACCTAAGGGATATCAATAGTGCCAATCAAACCGTGAGAGGATTTGCAGAACGAAATGCAATTAATGCCCCTATCCAAGGTTCTGCTGCAGATATGATTAAAATAGCAATGATTCGTGTATATCACGAAATGAAAACCAGGCAATTAAAATCGAAATTGCTTTTGCAAGTTCATGATGAGTTGGTTTTTGATGCATATAAACCTGAATTAGAGGAGCTTACAATTCTAGTAAAAGAATGTATGCAAAACGCCTTACCTTTGGATGTTCCAATTGTGGCAGAAACTGGTTTTGGAAACAATTGGTTGGAAGCACATTAATTTACTCTGAGAATCAATCATCTGCAATGCCTATTATTTTGATTTTGTTAGGTTTGATGTTGTTTACCGGCAATGTAACATATGCCCAGGTTCCAATCAATGAAAATGTGGAAGCTTTACCCCCACCTTCATCTAGCGAAAGTGATACCATATACCAGCATCCGGAGCAAGAAGCGGAATTCCCGGGAGGTAAAAGCAGTATGATTAAATATATTGCAAAAAACCTGGTTTATCCTGAAGATGCTGTAATTAATGGCATTTCTGGTTCTATTCAGGTATTCTTTATTGTTGAAAAGGACGGGCAGGTCTCTCATGTGGAATTGGCCAAGCCAAACCAAGATAAGCAATTGAGTAAGGAGGCGCTTCGAATTGTTAAAATGTTTCCCAAATTTCTTCCAGCACGTCAAAATGGAAGACCGGTTAGATCTTCCATCGTATTACCTATCAATTTTTTACTTAAATAACTTTTTAAAAACCTGAACTATGAATAAAACTCTTGGACTTTTGTTACTTGTCTTTGTATTTTTTTCCTCCTGTAAAAAGGATGACAAAACCTTTTCCCTGGTTTCGCCCGGCAATGGCAGTCAAAACATTGATGCAACCCAACCCTTCACCTGCGATTCCTGGCCCAATGCTATCCTTTACAATTATACTTTTACCAACCAGGAAACACAAAATTCCTTGTACAGAACTTCGGTTAGTAACAGTTTAACCTTATCCCCTTCTGATTTGGTGCCAGGTGCACCCTACACATGGTCAGTAAATGTTACCACCTCGGATGGAAACAATTTTAGCTCTCCTACTTGGTCTTTTTCTGTGGCTTCCGGTGGAAATGGTGTTATTCCAAGTTTAATTAGTCCGGACAATTATATAACCGGTATTACTACCCGTCCGACCCTTTCCTGGAGTTCAGTTTATGGAGCAACTTCCTATGATATCACCATTTCTAAATATGGAGATATGTCAACAATTGTTTTAAACCAAGCAGTAAATGGAACTACATTCACTGTTCCTCCCGGAACCTTAGAGAATGATTACACTTATTTTTGGCGTGTTAATGTAACAGGAACTACTAATTTTTCAAGTGTTAGACAATTTTCTACTGCTTCCCCTCCTACCCTGCTTACCCCAACAGATGGATCAACTGTTCAAACCACCTTTCCAACATTTACCTGGTCCGGTTTTCCGGGTGCAACAACCTATAAATTGGAAATTTCAACTTCCTCCAGTTTTAGCACCCTGGCTCGTTCTAAAGTTGTAACAGGAACTACCTATACCTTAGATGCCGGAGAATACCTCTATAGTGGTAACTACTACTATTGGAGAGTTAAAGTTGATGGAGACCTTGAATATTCCTATGTAAGTAATTTTTCTGTAAATTAATATGCTTAAAATTTATTTCAAATCAACTTGTTCTACCTGTAGGAAGGCTTTAGACATTTTAAAGGAAGAAACAAGTGAGCACATTGAAATCGTTGAGTATATGAAAACCCGACCTAGTGCTCAAGAAATAAAAGAAATTGTTGAGCTTATTGGGATTAAACCCTTGGATTTGGTTCGGAAAAAGGAAGACTTGTACAAAAATGAATACAAAAACAAGCAAATTAGTGACCAGGAGTGGTTTGAAATTTTGTCCAGGTTTCCCGAATTGATAGAAAGACCGATTGTAGTTAAAGACGGAAGAGCTATGATTGGCAGGCCGCCTGAAACTATCAAAGCCTGGTGGACGGCTTGAACTGAATTTATTAGAACATTTTATAAACCAAGAATAGTATTTCGGTATAATTTTGCCCAGTAACGATTGAATGAGCGCTAATTCCAGAAGAACAAAAGACCTACTTGGGTTTGTATTAATATTACTAATCATTGTGCTGCTAAATTTTATTGGTAAATTTCTATATTACCGATTGGATTTAACAACAGAAAAACGATACACCCTGAGTCAACCAACCCGAGAATTATTAAAGGGTTTAAATGATGTTGTTTATTTCAAAATATACCTGGAAGGAGATTTTCCGGCAGGTTTTCGGGTTCTTCGAAACAGAACCAAGGAAATGTTGGAAGAATTTCAGGCACTTGGAGGTTCCAATGTACAATTTGAATTCATTGATCCCAATGCCAATCCGGATAAAAAGCAACGCCAACAATTATACCGGGAGCTTTATGAACAAGGTTTACAGCCAACCAAATTAGAGGTTACCGAGAAGGAAGGAGAAAGTCAACAGGTTATTTTTCCCGGCGCCATAGTTAGTTTTAAAGGTAAATCAGGAGCTATTCAACTTTTAAAAAGCCGAATGGGGACTTCCCCTGAGCAAATGCTTAATAATTCAGTTCAGGATTTGGAATATGAATTAGCGGATGCCATTCGAAAACTAAGCAAACCTGCCAAACCTTTGGTTGGATTTATTGGAGGACATGGAGAATTGGATAGTTTAGAGGTTTATGACATTACCCATACCCTAGCCGATTACTATGATGTGGTATTAGATACTATTAATCATCGTCTGGGAAGTCTGAACAGGTATAAATGTATAGTGATAGCCAAGCCAGATTCAGCTTGGGACGACAAGGATAAATTTATTTTGGATCAATACATTATGCGTGGTGGAAAAGTGCTATGGTTGGTTGACCCTGTTTATGCCACCATGGATAGCCTTCAAAGCCAGGCAACAACCTTTGCTATTCCGGTTGAAACGAATTTGGAGGATTTGTTGTTTGCCTATGGTGTTCGAATTAATTACAATTTAATCCAGGATTTGCAGGCTGCACCCATTCCAATTACCACCGGAATGATAGGTAATCAGCCGCAGATGAAATTCTTTCCTTGGTTTTATTTCCCAATTTTCTTCCCAGAAGCCAAGCATCCAATAGTTAATAATTTGAATGGAATTAAGGCGGAATTTGCATCCTCGATGGATACACTTTCGGTTGCCGGAATTAAGAAAACCATATTATTGCAAAGTTCTAAATATGCCCGAATACAGCAGGCACCTACCAGAATAAGCCTTAATTTATTAGGAGTCCCACCGGATGAAAGTCAATTTAACAAACCTAATTTAATTACAGGAGTGCTGTTGGAAGGAGAATTCCCTTCGGCATTTACAGATATGATTCCTTCTGCAATTCAACAAAGCACAGAAATTGGTTTTCGGTCAAAAAGTATAAAAACAGCTATGATAGTGGTTTCGGATGGAGATTTAATTCGGAATGGAGTTAATCGTAAAAATGGCACCTATTATGCACTCGGTTACGACCGATATACCCAGCGTGATTACGGAAATAAAAACTTTATCCTCAATGCCATCAATTATCTATGTGACGATTCCGGACTAATTTCGGCTAGAGCAAGAGAATTGAAACTTCGATTGCTAGATAGAAAGAAGGTGGAAAAAGAAAAATTCAAATGGCAAGTAATTAATGTGGCATTACCTGTCCTTTTGCTATTTTCACTAGGTGGTTTCCTTTATTGGAGAAGGAAAAGAAAATATGGAAACTAAAGTTCTACCCCAACAATCATAACATCGTCCACTTGTTCGGTTAAGCCTTTCCAATCATTAAATTCTTGCTCTAAACACTTGCCTTGATCAATTAATTCTATTTTGGAGCAAGATTCTAATAATTTTCTAAAACGCTCCTTCATGTATTTTTTCCCGCTTTTTCCACCAAACTGTGATGCAAATCCATCTGAACTCAGGTAAATTCGTTGTCCACTTTGAAACGAAATACGTTTGGTTTCAAAGCGTTTAGATTCTTCGTTTGAACCACCTCCAATAGCCATTCGGTCTGCTTTGAGAATATCAACCGCACCATTTGGAGTGGAAAGATAAACTTGATTATTAGCCCCTGCAAAGTACAATTCATTGAAATAATAGTCAACAATACACAAACTAAGATCCATCCCATCTTTCACTTCTTTGTCGTTTCCCTGAACAGCATACTTTAATCTGATATCAAGTAATTCTAGTATTTCAGATGGGTTTTCATAATGTTCATTTACTACAATTTGATTCAGTAAATTGGTTCCAATTATTGACATCAAAGCCCCAGGAACTCCATGACCGGTGCAATCAGCAACTACCAGGTATTTCTTATTTCGACGTTGGTAAACCCAAAAGAAATCCCCACTAACAATATCTCGAGGTAAGTTAATTACAAATGATTTTTCAAATATTTCTTTCAGCTTAACCTGGTTGGCCAACAATCCCAATTGTATTCGTTTGGCATAGTTGATACTATCTAAAATATTGATGTTCTTTTGTGTAATCTCCTTGGTTCGCTCTGCAATACGCTCTTCCAATTGAGCCAAGGTAAGTTCCAATAAATGTTCAGCTTTCTTTTGTTCGGTGATGTCAATTGAAATTCCAAACAGTCCGATTAAATTTCCGGAACCATCTGTTTTTATTTTACTCTCCGAGTGCAAGTATCGGATGGTTTGATCCTTCCTAATTATTCGATAATCAAAAGAAGCATTCTCCAAATTTACTTGTTGCTCATTAACCTTTTCTAGTATTCGATCTAAATCGTCCGGATGAATAAGCTCCTTCCAACTTTCAATGGTTTGAAAATTCTCATTCGACTCATATCCTAAAATATCTTGCAACTCTTCTGACCAATAGGCTCTGTTATTCAAAAAATCTAACTCCCAATTACCCATGTGGGCAATTGATTGGGCCTCTTTCAGTTTTGATTCACTTCTTCTTAAATCCTCTTCAGCCTTTCTTTTTTCCGTTACATCTTTTGCAAAGCATGCAACTCCTTCAATGGAATTTCCATTGATGATCGGATAAAATGAAATCTCCAACCAATAAGGCACATCCAAATCAAAGTAAACGAGGTCGGTAAATGATTCCCCATTAAAAGCTCTTTGAAATCTAACCTGATATTGGTTAAGTAACTTAGGATCCAGTAAATAATCGAAAATAAAATCACCTGTTTTTATCTGCTTTCCAAGCGTAACAAAAAGCAAATTACTATAGGCCAAATTGCAGGTTATTAACCTGAATTCCTTGTCGATACTCCAAATTAAATCACTGGTGTTGTTAATTAGAGCCTTTAGATTCATTTCATCTTTTACCCTGGCCTCTTCAATTTTTTTCTTTTCAGTGATTTCAAAGAAGTTTGAAACTAAACCTTGTATTCCCGGCTCTTCCAACCAATTGGTAGTCACACAATCAACCCAAATATATTCTCCATTTTTATGCCTCAACCTTATGATTAAGTTGTAACTGGAACCGGGAACCTGAATAATTCGATTTCTTTCTGTAAGGTAAATAGATAAATCATCCGGATGTACTATGGTTTGTCCTACCATTCCAATCATTTCATCCAATTCATACCCCAGGTAGGTTGTTACCGATGGACTTATATACAATATTGCACCTTCTTTATCTGCAATTAATTTAATGTCTTTGCTCTTCTCAATCAAAAATCTAAATCGTTTTTCGCTTTTGAGCAAGTTATTTTCAATTCTTTCCTTTTGTTTTAAATTCCAAATATTCTCTAGTGCATAGGAAACATCCATTGCAGCTTCTTCCAAAAGGTATTTTTCGGAATGGTCAAATACATTTTCTTCCTCTGAAAATACAAACCATAATCCAACTACCTGATTAAAAACCAGGATAGGAAAAGCAAGCTTGGATTTATAAACGCTATCATATTCTTTTGATCCGGCTTTTACCAATTCTCCTAATTCCTCAAAATAATCAAAATGTTGGGATGTCTTGGTTTGTTGAATACGCTCCACTAAAGAGTTGGAAAACTTAAAATGCTCAATAGGTGTAGCATTTAAGTTTATAAGCTTTTTAATGATAGACTGGTCTCCTTGTGCTGTATGCAGAATAACAGAATTATCTTTAATTAAACTTAACCAATTTAAACTGAATTGCCCAATTAAACTGGTTACTTCACACAGGTTCTCAATTAGTTTGTTTTTATCTTTAATTTGAACAATACTTCGATTGATGGAACTGGTAAACTGATACAATCGATTCGACTTAACCAATTCCATTTCAATCTTTTTCTTTTCCGTAATATCTTCCCGAATAGCCAAATACTGATAAGGTTTTCCTTTTTCATTTAAAAATGGAACAATCGAAGTGTTTACCCAATATTCAGTACCATCTTTCGCTTTGTTTTTAAATTGACCTTTCCAAATGGATCCATTTCCGATTGTCTTCCACATATCCTTAAAAAAGGCTTTGGAATGATAGCCTGAATTTATAATGCTATGAGGCTGACCAATTAATTCTTCCCTGGAATATTTCGAAATCTTGCAAAAATTATCATTTGCATAAGTGATTACTCCCTTCAAATCGGTAATAGCCAAAATGGTCGATTCATTCAATGCCGCCTTGTAGGCAGAAAGTTCCTCCAGCGTTCGTTGGTTTTGATAAAAAAGGGCTTCATCCAAAGTTGACTTCCTCAACCGCAATAAAAGTTGGTTGTCCATTGGAAAACAACAAACAACCAATGGAGATTTTTCTGAAAAAGCAAATGGTAAATGGTCCGAATATTGATGGTGACTATTGGTTTTTACGGACCTTTGAATGGCTTCCTTTAGCTTGGCCTGATTACCTTTAGGCCATAAATCCGGTAAGTGACTATTGATAATATTGTCGCCTTTTTCCCCTAAGGCCTCCATGGCAATCGGATTGGCAAATATGATTCGTAAATCAGAATCAATTATGATTACCCCTTCAGGTAAATTATTGAATAACTCCCATTTTCTATCCTTAGAATTCATCTGGGTAATAAAAAACAAAACTAGTTTTCATTTGAACATCAAAAAAAAATTTCGACTTATGTATAAAATAATAATAAAAACAAGCCTTGGATATACACGGATTAAGGTTTAGTATAGACTAACTTATTCCAAATATTCCGGATTCTCAAAAACTGAACTATCAGTCAAACATTTTAAAAAATTAAGGAGGTCCAATTTATCCTGTTCTGTTAAATTTAATCCCGTACCAACATGTTTCATCATTGGATCAATGGTAGCAGAAGGTACACCTCCCTGATTGTAATGTTCAATTACTTCCTCTAAAGTTGCAAACCGACCATCGTGCATGTAGGGCGCAGAAAAAACAATATTCCTCAAAGTCGGAGTCTTAAACTTTCCTTCGTCATAGGCGTTTCCGGTAAATCCACTTAATCCTTTATCTGTAAATGTTGCATCCAACCCGTTGTTGTGAAACAAGTTGTCCATAAACAGCATGTTATTGGGCACATGACAATGAAAACAATCGCCTTTCTCTGTGTTGAAAATTTCAAAACCATGGGTTTCTGATTCTGTCAAACTTATCTCTTGTCTTATCCACTTGTCAAACCGGGAATTACTTGAAGTGATACTTCTTAAAAATTGAGCTATAGCTTTGGTAACTAATACACTATCAATCTTGTTAGTTCCAAATGCTTTGCAGAATAAATCTGGATACTCCGAACTGTTTTGTAATTTAGAAACAACCTGTGGCCATTTTTCATTCATTTCAATTGGGTTAACCACAGGATCATGAATTTGTGCTTCCAACCCTGATTCCCTGCCATCCCAAAAAAAAGTCGTATTCCAAGCCATGTTCAACAAGGCCATCGAATTTCTGGTTCCAACACTACCTCCTACTCCTTTCGAAAACTGCTGCCCCCCATCGGAAAAATTATATTCCGGCTTGTGACAACTGGCACAACTAATCGTATTGTCTGAAGATAATCGTTTATCGTAAAACAACTTTTTCCCCAAAGCAATGCCTTCCTGTGTCATCGGATTTAACGAAAAATCTTCCAAGGCAGGAAATAGCTTAGGCCTCTCTAAATTAAAAGGAACTGGACTTTCTGAATCGCAGGTATTGTCTCCATCGTTTGGCTCTTTGTGACAAGAAACAAGCACTATCACTAAGCCCAAAATAGAGATCCAAACTTGTTTACTGGTTAATTGACTCACTTTAGCAAAACTATACCATATTTACCTAACTTTATTAAAATTATAATTTTTTAGAAAACCATTTTTGTCTCTGCTCTTTGCCTACCTTTGCGCCCGCAAAAAAACAATAGAAACAGAATGGCAACTAACAGGACTTTTACCATGATAAAGCCAGATGCAGTAGAAAACAACTACATCGGTGGCGTTTTAAAAATGATTAACGAAGCAGGCTTTCGAATCGTAGCTATGAAATTTACACGTCTTAGCTCC
Proteins encoded in this region:
- a CDS encoding phosphoglucomutase/phosphomannomutase family protein; protein product: MTTIKFGTDGWRAIIAKEFTADNVARAAQGYATWLKENYKNPSMVVGHDCRFAGELFVHSVIQVMLLNNIKVYASKGFVSTPMVSLGCKSYSASGGVIITASHNPPEYSGFKLKSGHGGPLLEQDVKAVEKLIPTEAPAQYQEQDLEKAEKEGRLVYVALENDYVKRVEEGFDLDAIRNSKFNFAYDAMYGAGQNVMRRLFSDITLVHCDHNPLFDGIAPEPIMKNLQEFSDIIKVAEDIDCGLVTDGDADRIGLFSGKGEFVDSHHILLLLTHYLYKYKGWTGKVATGFSTTVKLEMLCKHYGLDFQVVPIGFKHVCGIMLKEDVLVGGEESGGIAVKGHIPERDGIWNGMLIWEMMVKTGKSLTELIQEIYDIVGSFAFRREDLGLLESKKQEIIANCKAGKYESFGGKKPIRMEDMDGWKFYFSDSEWLMIRPSGTEPVLRIYAEASTAQAAQHLLDLCKSEIL
- the polA gene encoding DNA polymerase I, with protein sequence MKKLFLLDAFALIYRAYFAFSNSPRINSKGLNTSAMFGFTNTLLDVINKEKPSHLAVVFDTSEPTVRHIEYEAYKAHREEMPEDLAKSIPYIMQIIEAFNIPIIFSHGYEADDVIGTLAVKAEAQGYTTYMMTPDKDYGQLVSEHIKVYKPARMGNGVEILGPKEVCEKYGIRHPKELIDILGLWGDKVDNIPGIPGFGEKTAMELIKEYGSIENLITHADQLKGSKQEKVKTYADQALLSKKLATIITDVPIELDEKSLEMEDPDPEKIRAVFGELEFRNLLKKVLGEETVSSSPSPAISPSSGQMDLFGAVVEKTSSTAINSPDSAEENHHNYKTLADTPHTYKVVESESDWQEFLSAIDSADTFCFDSETTSTNELEAELVGLAFSIKKGEGFYIPCPPERNSCLEILDRVKPIFNLTEKTLVGQNIKYDLMVLANYGIELKNKLFDTMLAHYLLQPDMRHGMDVLAETYLGYSPISITSLIGKKGKDQGSMRDVELNVIKEYAVEDADITLQLKDVFLPQMTENSTWKLFEEIEMPLVPVLAAMEREGINLDTDALKDFSKELETEITKIEQEIYDLAGLKFNIASPAQLGRILFEHLKIDEKAKKTATKQYSTAEDVLAKLAHRHPIVDKVLEFRGLVKLKNTYVDTLPTLLNSETKRIHTSYNQAVAATGRLSSNNPNLQNIPIRTERGKEVRKAFVPRNSDYTLLSADYSQIELRIIAALAKETSMIEDFKNGVDIHTSTAAKVYGLALDQVTKEQRSHAKMVNFGIIYGISAFGLAERLNISRNEAKNIIDNYFLKYPGIKQYMDESIEKAREKGYVETILGRRRYLRDINSANQTVRGFAERNAINAPIQGSAADMIKIAMIRVYHEMKTRQLKSKLLLQVHDELVFDAYKPELEELTILVKECMQNALPLDVPIVAETGFGNNWLEAH
- a CDS encoding energy transducer TonB, translated to MPIILILLGLMLFTGNVTYAQVPINENVEALPPPSSSESDTIYQHPEQEAEFPGGKSSMIKYIAKNLVYPEDAVINGISGSIQVFFIVEKDGQVSHVELAKPNQDKQLSKEALRIVKMFPKFLPARQNGRPVRSSIVLPINFLLK
- a CDS encoding arsenate reductase (glutaredoxin), producing the protein MLKIYFKSTCSTCRKALDILKEETSEHIEIVEYMKTRPSAQEIKEIVELIGIKPLDLVRKKEDLYKNEYKNKQISDQEWFEILSRFPELIERPIVVKDGRAMIGRPPETIKAWWTA
- the gldG gene encoding gliding motility-associated ABC transporter substrate-binding protein GldG, translating into MSANSRRTKDLLGFVLILLIIVLLNFIGKFLYYRLDLTTEKRYTLSQPTRELLKGLNDVVYFKIYLEGDFPAGFRVLRNRTKEMLEEFQALGGSNVQFEFIDPNANPDKKQRQQLYRELYEQGLQPTKLEVTEKEGESQQVIFPGAIVSFKGKSGAIQLLKSRMGTSPEQMLNNSVQDLEYELADAIRKLSKPAKPLVGFIGGHGELDSLEVYDITHTLADYYDVVLDTINHRLGSLNRYKCIVIAKPDSAWDDKDKFILDQYIMRGGKVLWLVDPVYATMDSLQSQATTFAIPVETNLEDLLFAYGVRINYNLIQDLQAAPIPITTGMIGNQPQMKFFPWFYFPIFFPEAKHPIVNNLNGIKAEFASSMDTLSVAGIKKTILLQSSKYARIQQAPTRISLNLLGVPPDESQFNKPNLITGVLLEGEFPSAFTDMIPSAIQQSTEIGFRSKSIKTAMIVVSDGDLIRNGVNRKNGTYYALGYDRYTQRDYGNKNFILNAINYLCDDSGLISARARELKLRLLDRKKVEKEKFKWQVINVALPVLLLFSLGGFLYWRRKRKYGN